The following coding sequences are from one Poecilia reticulata strain Guanapo linkage group LG18, Guppy_female_1.0+MT, whole genome shotgun sequence window:
- the phka1a gene encoding phosphorylase b kinase regulatory subunit alpha, skeletal muscle isoform isoform X3: MRSRSNSGVKLDNYARVVQQTILQHQDPVTGLLPGSTDQPDAWVRDNVYSIVSVWALSLAYRKNADRDEDKAKAYELEQSVVKLMRGVLQCIMRQLDKVEKFKYSRSTKDSLHAKYNTRTCATVVGDDQWGHLQVDATSLFLLFLAQMTASGLHIIYTQDEVDVVQNLMFYIEAAYKVADYGMWERGDKTNQGITEINASSIGTAKAALEALDELNLFGAKGGPGSVVHALADDIQHCQSILTSMLPRASISKEVDAGVLAIITYPAFAVEDMSIVNMTKEEIISKLQGRYGCCRFLRDGHKTPREDPNRLYYESAELKLFENIECEWPLFWTYLILDGIFSNSYEQVQEYQEALEAILIKQKDGIWLLPELYSVPPDKAEEEYVNPHSVERIPMGKCPLKWGQSLYILGKLLSEGFLAPGEIDPLNRRFSTIPKPDVVVQVSILAETDEIKALLMKNGINVETVADIHPIHVQPSRVLSHIYARLGRNPRLGLTGRPYRRIGVLGTSKFYIIRNTIFAFTPQFIDHQQFYLALDNKMIVEMLRNEIAYLASRWRITGRPTVTFPISQTMLTEDRTDLDPAVIATLKKLQDGYYGGARTQTGKLSEFLTTSCCAHLSFLDEADDLAQYLDHLLAHSSPKKSKHQAGGLGRFKAAATKTKEMVSLMNKAQDLNIHNVNMYLPSKLFRSCQPSLNLNLPDPSEQQETQSSAVSISVESGIPRDESGAVDYDALVQLLRDTKNLQDQADILYILFKDKGMEWDTQLQGKGFTVRSLLSELYEKAGDLKHWGLIRMISGMLKKKVEELDSACSDLLAHQKHLTVGLPPEPREKTITAPIPPDQLAALIDEASDNNISVAILTQEIMVYLAMSIKTQPSLFSEMFRLRIGLIIQVMATELAQSLSCSGEEATESLMSLSPSELKNLLHHILSGKEFGVQRSVREADVGVSSAISIHHLGNTGATKSERAGISKLKSDMKMGVRAQSVDVESIESGRYRLPSVESIDIPDSFPVSKDTRHGQWLRRRRLDGALNRVPVGFYQKVWKILQKCHGLSIEGFVLPSSTTREMTPGEIKFSVHVETVLNRVPQPEYRQLLVEAILVLTMLADVDIPSIGSIVHVERIVHQANDMFYKDQKDLGAEDHILEKDPSTGVCKLLYDSAPSGRFGSMTYLTKAVAAYVQDFLPSGACAVQ, from the exons ATGAGAAGTAGGAGCAACTCTGGCGTTAAATTGGACAACTATGCCCGGGTAGTGCAGCAAACTATCCTGCAGCACCAA GATCCGGTGACGGGTCTTCTGCCAGGCAGCACCGACCAGCCGGATGCCTGGGTCAGAGACAATGTGTACAGCATTGTGTCCGTGTGGGCCCTCAGCCTGGCCTACAGGAAGAACGCAGACAGAGACGAAGACAAGGCCAAGGCCTATGAGCTGGAACAG AGCGTGGTCAAGCTGATGAGAGGTGTTCTCCAGTGTATAATGAGGCAG CTGGACAAAgtggagaagtttaaatacAGCCGGAGCACCAAAGACTCGCTCCACGCCAAGTACAACACCAGGACCTGCGCCACCGTCGTCGGCGACGACCAGTGGGGCCACCTGCAGGTGGACGCCACCTCTCTGTTCCTGCTCTTCCTCGCTCAGATGACTGCATCAG gtcTCCACATCATCTACACCCAAGACGAAGTGGATGTTGTTCAGAATCTCATGTTCTACATCGAGGCAGCTTACAAAGTGGCT GATTATGGGATGTGGGAGAGAGGAGACAAAACCAACCAGGGCATCACAGAGATCAATGCCAGCTCCATAGGCACGGCTAAG GCAGCTTTGGAGGCTCTGGATGAGCTCAACCTGTTTGGAGCAAAAGGAGGGCCTGGATCTGTGGTCCATGCGCTGGCCGATGACATACAGCACTgtcag TCTATTCTGACGTCAATGTTGCCCAGAGCGTCCATCTCTAAAGAGGTGGACGCTGGAGTCCTGGCCATCATCACCTACCCCGCCTTTGCTGTGGAGGACATGAGCATAGTGAACATGACCAAGGAGGAGATCATCTCTAAACTGCAG GGTCGATACGGCTGCTGCAGGTTTCTCAGAGACGGCCACAAAACTCCCCGAGAG GATCCAAACCGGCTGTATTACGAGTCGGCTGAGCTGAAGCTGTTTGAGAACATAGAGTGCGAGTGGCCTCTGTTTTGGACGTATCTCATACTCGACGGCATTTTTAGCAACAGTTATGAGCAG GTGCAGGAGTACCAGGAGGCGCTGGAGGCGATCCTGATCAAACAGAAAGACGGGATCTGGCTGCTCCCAGAACTCTACAGTGTCCCTCCAGATAAG GCGGAAGAGGAGTACGTGAACCCTCACTCAGTAGAAAGGATCCCAATGGGGAAGTGTCCTCTAAAATGGGGTCAATCATTGTACATCCTTGGAAAACTCCTCTCTGAG GGTTTTCTCGCCCCGGGAGAGATCGATCCCCTTAACAGACGGTTCTCCACGATCCCTAAGCCTGATGTAGTTGTACAGG TGTCCATTTTGGCTGAGACAGATGAGATTAAGGCGCTGCTGATGAAGAACGGTATAAACGTGGAGACCGTGGCGGATATCCATCCCATCCATGTTCAGCCCTCCAGAGTCCTGAGTCACATCTATGCCAGACTCG GCCGTAACCCGAGGCTCGGCCTGACAGGAAGACCCTACAGAAGAATAGGAGTTCTGGGAACCTCCAAGTTCTACATCATTAGAAACACAATCTTTGCTTTCACTCCTCAG TTTATTGACCACCAGCAGTTCTACTTGGCTCTGGACAACAAGATGATCGTGGAGATGCTGAGGAACGAGATCGCCTACCTCGCATCCAGATGGAGGATAACCGGACGACCGACGGTCACCTTCCCCATCTCACAGACTATGCTGA ctgaagacCGCACTGACCTGGACCCTGCAGTCATAGCTACGCTAAAGAAGCTACAGGATGGATATTATGGAGGAGCAAG GACCCAGACGGGAAAGCTGTCGGAGTTCCTGACTACTTCCTGCTGCGCTCACCTCAGCTTCCTCGACG AAGCGGACGACCTCGCCCAGTATCTGGACCACCTGTTGGCTCACTCTTCCCCCAAGAAGTCTAAGCATCAGGCAGGAGGCCTGGGCAGGTTCAAGGCGGCGGCCACCAAGACCAAAGAGATGGTTTCTCTGATGAACAAGGCTCAGGATCTGAACATACACA ACGTCAACATGTACCTACCGAGCAAGCTGTTTCGTTCTTGTCAGCCGTCACTCAACCTGAATCTCCCAGACCCTTCTGAGCAGCAGGAAACGCAG AGCTCGGCGGTGTCGATCTCAGTGGAGAGCGGCATCCCCAGAGACGAAAGCGGAGCCGTCGACTACGATGCTCTGGTGCAGCTGCTGCGGGACACGAAAAACCTCCAGGACCAGGCAGACATCCTTTACATCCTTTTCAAAGACAA gGGTATGGAGTGGGACACCCAGCTGCAAGGCAAAGGCTTCACAGTCAGATCTCTGCTGAGCGAGCTTTATGAGAAGGCTGGTGACCTCAAACACTGGGGCCTCATCAGGATGATCTCTGGGATGCTGaagaagaaggtggaggagctcgACTCG GCGTGCTCTGACCTGCTGGCGCACCAGAAGCACCTGACCGTGGGACTTCCTCCTGAGCCGAGAGAGAAGACCATCACGGCCCCCATCCCTCCAGACCAGCTGGCCGCTCTCATCGACGAGGCCAGCGACAACAACATCAGCGTGGCCATCCTCACCCAG GAGATCATGGTGTACCTGGCGATGAGCATCAAGACTCAGCCGTCTCTGTTCAGCGAGATGTTCCGGCTGCGAATCGGCCTCATTATTCAGGTCATGGCCACCGAATTGGCTCAGTCACTCAGCTGCTCAG GAGAGGAAGCCACAGAGAGCCTGATGAGTCTCAGCCCGTCTGAGCTGAAGAATCTGCTGCACCACATCCTGAGTGGGAAAGAGTTCGGAGTGCAGCGCAGCG TAAGGGAGGCAGACGTCGGTGTCAGTTCTGCCATCTCCATCCATCACCTAGGCAACACCGGCGCCACCAAGAGTGAGAGAGCGGGCATCAGTAAACTGAAGAGCGACATGAAAATG GGTGTCCGAGCTCAGTCAGTGGACGTAGAAAGCATCGAATCTGGg CGGTACAGACTACCCTCTGTAGAGTCCATTGACATTCCGGACAGCTTCCCCGTTTCCAAGGACACCAGACATGGCCAGTGGCTGCGCAGGAGGCGGCTGGACGGAGCGCTGAACAGGGTCCCCGTTGGCTTCTACCAGAAAGTGTGGAAGATCCTGCAGAAG TGCCATGGTCTGTCCATAGAGGGCTTTGTCCTTCCATCTTCAACCACCAGAGAG ATGACCCCTGGAGAGATTAAGTTCTCCGTCCACGTGGAGACGGTGCTGAACCGTGTCCCCCAGCCCGAGTACCGGCAGCTGCTGGTGGAGGCCATCCTGGTCCTCACCATGCTGGCCGACGTGGACATCCCCAGCATCGGCTCCATCGTTCACGTGGAGAGGATCGTCCACCAGGCCAACGACATGTTCTACAAAGATCAG AAGGACCTGGGAGCGGAAGACCACATCCTGGAGAAGGACCCGTCCACAGGGGTGTGCAAGCTGTTGTACGACAGCGCTCCCAGTGGCCGCTTTGGGAGCATGACCTACCTCACTAAGGCAGTGGCGGCGTATGTGCAGGACTTCCTGCCCAGCGGGGCGTGTGCGGTGCAATGA
- the phka1a gene encoding phosphorylase b kinase regulatory subunit alpha, skeletal muscle isoform isoform X1 codes for MRSRSNSGVKLDNYARVVQQTILQHQDPVTGLLPGSTDQPDAWVRDNVYSIVSVWALSLAYRKNADRDEDKAKAYELEQSVVKLMRGVLQCIMRQLDKVEKFKYSRSTKDSLHAKYNTRTCATVVGDDQWGHLQVDATSLFLLFLAQMTASGLHIIYTQDEVDVVQNLMFYIEAAYKVADYGMWERGDKTNQGITEINASSIGTAKAALEALDELNLFGAKGGPGSVVHALADDIQHCQSILTSMLPRASISKEVDAGVLAIITYPAFAVEDMSIVNMTKEEIISKLQGRYGCCRFLRDGHKTPREDPNRLYYESAELKLFENIECEWPLFWTYLILDGIFSNSYEQVQEYQEALEAILIKQKDGIWLLPELYSVPPDKAEEEYVNPHSVERIPMGKCPLKWGQSLYILGKLLSEGFLAPGEIDPLNRRFSTIPKPDVVVQVSILAETDEIKALLMKNGINVETVADIHPIHVQPSRVLSHIYARLGRNPRLGLTGRPYRRIGVLGTSKFYIIRNTIFAFTPQFIDHQQFYLALDNKMIVEMLRNEIAYLASRWRITGRPTVTFPISQTMLTEDRTDLDPAVIATLKKLQDGYYGGARTQTGKLSEFLTTSCCAHLSFLDGKGSGSMGRHIDQYDDDDDDDDGDGYMHELRCDDEADDLAQYLDHLLAHSSPKKSKHQAGGLGRFKAAATKTKEMVSLMNKAQDLNIHNVNMYLPSKLFRSCQPSLNLNLPDPSEQQETQSSAVSISVESGIPRDESGAVDYDALVQLLRDTKNLQDQADILYILFKDKGMEWDTQLQGKGFTVRSLLSELYEKAGDLKHWGLIRMISGMLKKKVEELDSACSDLLAHQKHLTVGLPPEPREKTITAPIPPDQLAALIDEASDNNISVAILTQEIMVYLAMSIKTQPSLFSEMFRLRIGLIIQVMATELAQSLSCSGEEATESLMSLSPSELKNLLHHILSGKEFGVQRSVREADVGVSSAISIHHLGNTGATKSERAGISKLKSDMKMGVRAQSVDVESIESGRYRLPSVESIDIPDSFPVSKDTRHGQWLRRRRLDGALNRVPVGFYQKVWKILQKCHGLSIEGFVLPSSTTREMTPGEIKFSVHVETVLNRVPQPEYRQLLVEAILVLTMLADVDIPSIGSIVHVERIVHQANDMFYKDQKDLGAEDHILEKDPSTGVCKLLYDSAPSGRFGSMTYLTKAVAAYVQDFLPSGACAVQ; via the exons ATGAGAAGTAGGAGCAACTCTGGCGTTAAATTGGACAACTATGCCCGGGTAGTGCAGCAAACTATCCTGCAGCACCAA GATCCGGTGACGGGTCTTCTGCCAGGCAGCACCGACCAGCCGGATGCCTGGGTCAGAGACAATGTGTACAGCATTGTGTCCGTGTGGGCCCTCAGCCTGGCCTACAGGAAGAACGCAGACAGAGACGAAGACAAGGCCAAGGCCTATGAGCTGGAACAG AGCGTGGTCAAGCTGATGAGAGGTGTTCTCCAGTGTATAATGAGGCAG CTGGACAAAgtggagaagtttaaatacAGCCGGAGCACCAAAGACTCGCTCCACGCCAAGTACAACACCAGGACCTGCGCCACCGTCGTCGGCGACGACCAGTGGGGCCACCTGCAGGTGGACGCCACCTCTCTGTTCCTGCTCTTCCTCGCTCAGATGACTGCATCAG gtcTCCACATCATCTACACCCAAGACGAAGTGGATGTTGTTCAGAATCTCATGTTCTACATCGAGGCAGCTTACAAAGTGGCT GATTATGGGATGTGGGAGAGAGGAGACAAAACCAACCAGGGCATCACAGAGATCAATGCCAGCTCCATAGGCACGGCTAAG GCAGCTTTGGAGGCTCTGGATGAGCTCAACCTGTTTGGAGCAAAAGGAGGGCCTGGATCTGTGGTCCATGCGCTGGCCGATGACATACAGCACTgtcag TCTATTCTGACGTCAATGTTGCCCAGAGCGTCCATCTCTAAAGAGGTGGACGCTGGAGTCCTGGCCATCATCACCTACCCCGCCTTTGCTGTGGAGGACATGAGCATAGTGAACATGACCAAGGAGGAGATCATCTCTAAACTGCAG GGTCGATACGGCTGCTGCAGGTTTCTCAGAGACGGCCACAAAACTCCCCGAGAG GATCCAAACCGGCTGTATTACGAGTCGGCTGAGCTGAAGCTGTTTGAGAACATAGAGTGCGAGTGGCCTCTGTTTTGGACGTATCTCATACTCGACGGCATTTTTAGCAACAGTTATGAGCAG GTGCAGGAGTACCAGGAGGCGCTGGAGGCGATCCTGATCAAACAGAAAGACGGGATCTGGCTGCTCCCAGAACTCTACAGTGTCCCTCCAGATAAG GCGGAAGAGGAGTACGTGAACCCTCACTCAGTAGAAAGGATCCCAATGGGGAAGTGTCCTCTAAAATGGGGTCAATCATTGTACATCCTTGGAAAACTCCTCTCTGAG GGTTTTCTCGCCCCGGGAGAGATCGATCCCCTTAACAGACGGTTCTCCACGATCCCTAAGCCTGATGTAGTTGTACAGG TGTCCATTTTGGCTGAGACAGATGAGATTAAGGCGCTGCTGATGAAGAACGGTATAAACGTGGAGACCGTGGCGGATATCCATCCCATCCATGTTCAGCCCTCCAGAGTCCTGAGTCACATCTATGCCAGACTCG GCCGTAACCCGAGGCTCGGCCTGACAGGAAGACCCTACAGAAGAATAGGAGTTCTGGGAACCTCCAAGTTCTACATCATTAGAAACACAATCTTTGCTTTCACTCCTCAG TTTATTGACCACCAGCAGTTCTACTTGGCTCTGGACAACAAGATGATCGTGGAGATGCTGAGGAACGAGATCGCCTACCTCGCATCCAGATGGAGGATAACCGGACGACCGACGGTCACCTTCCCCATCTCACAGACTATGCTGA ctgaagacCGCACTGACCTGGACCCTGCAGTCATAGCTACGCTAAAGAAGCTACAGGATGGATATTATGGAGGAGCAAG GACCCAGACGGGAAAGCTGTCGGAGTTCCTGACTACTTCCTGCTGCGCTCACCTCAGCTTCCTCGACGGTAAGGGTTCCGGCAGCATGGGCCGGCACATCGACCagtatgatgatgatgatgatgatgatgacggcGATGGATACATGCATGAATTACGTTGTGATGATG AAGCGGACGACCTCGCCCAGTATCTGGACCACCTGTTGGCTCACTCTTCCCCCAAGAAGTCTAAGCATCAGGCAGGAGGCCTGGGCAGGTTCAAGGCGGCGGCCACCAAGACCAAAGAGATGGTTTCTCTGATGAACAAGGCTCAGGATCTGAACATACACA ACGTCAACATGTACCTACCGAGCAAGCTGTTTCGTTCTTGTCAGCCGTCACTCAACCTGAATCTCCCAGACCCTTCTGAGCAGCAGGAAACGCAG AGCTCGGCGGTGTCGATCTCAGTGGAGAGCGGCATCCCCAGAGACGAAAGCGGAGCCGTCGACTACGATGCTCTGGTGCAGCTGCTGCGGGACACGAAAAACCTCCAGGACCAGGCAGACATCCTTTACATCCTTTTCAAAGACAA gGGTATGGAGTGGGACACCCAGCTGCAAGGCAAAGGCTTCACAGTCAGATCTCTGCTGAGCGAGCTTTATGAGAAGGCTGGTGACCTCAAACACTGGGGCCTCATCAGGATGATCTCTGGGATGCTGaagaagaaggtggaggagctcgACTCG GCGTGCTCTGACCTGCTGGCGCACCAGAAGCACCTGACCGTGGGACTTCCTCCTGAGCCGAGAGAGAAGACCATCACGGCCCCCATCCCTCCAGACCAGCTGGCCGCTCTCATCGACGAGGCCAGCGACAACAACATCAGCGTGGCCATCCTCACCCAG GAGATCATGGTGTACCTGGCGATGAGCATCAAGACTCAGCCGTCTCTGTTCAGCGAGATGTTCCGGCTGCGAATCGGCCTCATTATTCAGGTCATGGCCACCGAATTGGCTCAGTCACTCAGCTGCTCAG GAGAGGAAGCCACAGAGAGCCTGATGAGTCTCAGCCCGTCTGAGCTGAAGAATCTGCTGCACCACATCCTGAGTGGGAAAGAGTTCGGAGTGCAGCGCAGCG TAAGGGAGGCAGACGTCGGTGTCAGTTCTGCCATCTCCATCCATCACCTAGGCAACACCGGCGCCACCAAGAGTGAGAGAGCGGGCATCAGTAAACTGAAGAGCGACATGAAAATG GGTGTCCGAGCTCAGTCAGTGGACGTAGAAAGCATCGAATCTGGg CGGTACAGACTACCCTCTGTAGAGTCCATTGACATTCCGGACAGCTTCCCCGTTTCCAAGGACACCAGACATGGCCAGTGGCTGCGCAGGAGGCGGCTGGACGGAGCGCTGAACAGGGTCCCCGTTGGCTTCTACCAGAAAGTGTGGAAGATCCTGCAGAAG TGCCATGGTCTGTCCATAGAGGGCTTTGTCCTTCCATCTTCAACCACCAGAGAG ATGACCCCTGGAGAGATTAAGTTCTCCGTCCACGTGGAGACGGTGCTGAACCGTGTCCCCCAGCCCGAGTACCGGCAGCTGCTGGTGGAGGCCATCCTGGTCCTCACCATGCTGGCCGACGTGGACATCCCCAGCATCGGCTCCATCGTTCACGTGGAGAGGATCGTCCACCAGGCCAACGACATGTTCTACAAAGATCAG AAGGACCTGGGAGCGGAAGACCACATCCTGGAGAAGGACCCGTCCACAGGGGTGTGCAAGCTGTTGTACGACAGCGCTCCCAGTGGCCGCTTTGGGAGCATGACCTACCTCACTAAGGCAGTGGCGGCGTATGTGCAGGACTTCCTGCCCAGCGGGGCGTGTGCGGTGCAATGA
- the phka1a gene encoding phosphorylase b kinase regulatory subunit alpha, skeletal muscle isoform isoform X4, protein MRSRSNSGVKLDNYARVVQQTILQHQDPVTGLLPGSTDQPDAWVRDNVYSIVSVWALSLAYRKNADRDEDKAKAYELEQSVVKLMRGVLQCIMRQLDKVEKFKYSRSTKDSLHAKYNTRTCATVVGDDQWGHLQVDATSLFLLFLAQMTASGLHIIYTQDEVDVVQNLMFYIEAAYKVADYGMWERGDKTNQGITEINASSIGTAKAALEALDELNLFGAKGGPGSVVHALADDIQHCQSILTSMLPRASISKEVDAGVLAIITYPAFAVEDMSIVNMTKEEIISKLQGRYGCCRFLRDGHKTPREDPNRLYYESAELKLFENIECEWPLFWTYLILDGIFSNSYEQVQEYQEALEAILIKQKDGIWLLPELYSVPPDKAEEEYVNPHSVERIPMGKCPLKWGQSLYILGKLLSEGFLAPGEIDPLNRRFSTIPKPDVVVQVSILAETDEIKALLMKNGINVETVADIHPIHVQPSRVLSHIYARLGRNPRLGLTGRPYRRIGVLGTSKFYIIRNTIFAFTPQFIDHQQFYLALDNKMIVEMLRNEIAYLASRWRITGRPTVTFPISQTMLTEDRTDLDPAVIATLKKLQDGYYGGARTQTGKLSEFLTTSCCAHLSFLDGKGSGSMGRHIDQYDDDDDDDDGDGYMHELRCDDEADDLAQYLDHLLAHSSPKKSKHQAGGLGRFKAAATKTKEMVSLMNKAQDLNIHNVNMYLPSKLFRSCQPSLNLNLPDPSEQQETQSSAVSISVESGIPRDESGAVDYDALVQLLRDTKNLQDQADILYILFKDKGMEWDTQLQGKGFTVRSLLSELYEKAGDLKHWGLIRMISGMLKKKVEELDSACSDLLAHQKHLTVGLPPEPREKTITAPIPPDQLAALIDEASDNNISVAILTQEIMVYLAMSIKTQPSLFSEMFRLRIGLIIQVMATELAQSLSCSGEEATESLMSLSPSELKNLLHHILSGKEFGVQRSVREADVGVSSAISIHHLGNTGATKSERAGISKLKSDMKMLDQPVTPTEKGVRAQSVDVESIESGRYRLPSVESIDIPDSFPVSKDTRHGQWLRRRRLDGALNRVPVGFYQKVWKILQKCHGLSIEGFVLPSSTTREMTPGEIKFSVHVETVLNRVPQPEYRQLLVEAILVLTMLADVDIPSIGSIVHVERIVHQANDMFYKDQKDLGAEDHILEKDPSTGVCKLLYDSAPSGRFGSMTYLTKAVAAYVQDFLPSGACAVQ, encoded by the exons ATGAGAAGTAGGAGCAACTCTGGCGTTAAATTGGACAACTATGCCCGGGTAGTGCAGCAAACTATCCTGCAGCACCAA GATCCGGTGACGGGTCTTCTGCCAGGCAGCACCGACCAGCCGGATGCCTGGGTCAGAGACAATGTGTACAGCATTGTGTCCGTGTGGGCCCTCAGCCTGGCCTACAGGAAGAACGCAGACAGAGACGAAGACAAGGCCAAGGCCTATGAGCTGGAACAG AGCGTGGTCAAGCTGATGAGAGGTGTTCTCCAGTGTATAATGAGGCAG CTGGACAAAgtggagaagtttaaatacAGCCGGAGCACCAAAGACTCGCTCCACGCCAAGTACAACACCAGGACCTGCGCCACCGTCGTCGGCGACGACCAGTGGGGCCACCTGCAGGTGGACGCCACCTCTCTGTTCCTGCTCTTCCTCGCTCAGATGACTGCATCAG gtcTCCACATCATCTACACCCAAGACGAAGTGGATGTTGTTCAGAATCTCATGTTCTACATCGAGGCAGCTTACAAAGTGGCT GATTATGGGATGTGGGAGAGAGGAGACAAAACCAACCAGGGCATCACAGAGATCAATGCCAGCTCCATAGGCACGGCTAAG GCAGCTTTGGAGGCTCTGGATGAGCTCAACCTGTTTGGAGCAAAAGGAGGGCCTGGATCTGTGGTCCATGCGCTGGCCGATGACATACAGCACTgtcag TCTATTCTGACGTCAATGTTGCCCAGAGCGTCCATCTCTAAAGAGGTGGACGCTGGAGTCCTGGCCATCATCACCTACCCCGCCTTTGCTGTGGAGGACATGAGCATAGTGAACATGACCAAGGAGGAGATCATCTCTAAACTGCAG GGTCGATACGGCTGCTGCAGGTTTCTCAGAGACGGCCACAAAACTCCCCGAGAG GATCCAAACCGGCTGTATTACGAGTCGGCTGAGCTGAAGCTGTTTGAGAACATAGAGTGCGAGTGGCCTCTGTTTTGGACGTATCTCATACTCGACGGCATTTTTAGCAACAGTTATGAGCAG GTGCAGGAGTACCAGGAGGCGCTGGAGGCGATCCTGATCAAACAGAAAGACGGGATCTGGCTGCTCCCAGAACTCTACAGTGTCCCTCCAGATAAG GCGGAAGAGGAGTACGTGAACCCTCACTCAGTAGAAAGGATCCCAATGGGGAAGTGTCCTCTAAAATGGGGTCAATCATTGTACATCCTTGGAAAACTCCTCTCTGAG GGTTTTCTCGCCCCGGGAGAGATCGATCCCCTTAACAGACGGTTCTCCACGATCCCTAAGCCTGATGTAGTTGTACAGG TGTCCATTTTGGCTGAGACAGATGAGATTAAGGCGCTGCTGATGAAGAACGGTATAAACGTGGAGACCGTGGCGGATATCCATCCCATCCATGTTCAGCCCTCCAGAGTCCTGAGTCACATCTATGCCAGACTCG GCCGTAACCCGAGGCTCGGCCTGACAGGAAGACCCTACAGAAGAATAGGAGTTCTGGGAACCTCCAAGTTCTACATCATTAGAAACACAATCTTTGCTTTCACTCCTCAG TTTATTGACCACCAGCAGTTCTACTTGGCTCTGGACAACAAGATGATCGTGGAGATGCTGAGGAACGAGATCGCCTACCTCGCATCCAGATGGAGGATAACCGGACGACCGACGGTCACCTTCCCCATCTCACAGACTATGCTGA ctgaagacCGCACTGACCTGGACCCTGCAGTCATAGCTACGCTAAAGAAGCTACAGGATGGATATTATGGAGGAGCAAG GACCCAGACGGGAAAGCTGTCGGAGTTCCTGACTACTTCCTGCTGCGCTCACCTCAGCTTCCTCGACGGTAAGGGTTCCGGCAGCATGGGCCGGCACATCGACCagtatgatgatgatgatgatgatgatgacggcGATGGATACATGCATGAATTACGTTGTGATGATG AAGCGGACGACCTCGCCCAGTATCTGGACCACCTGTTGGCTCACTCTTCCCCCAAGAAGTCTAAGCATCAGGCAGGAGGCCTGGGCAGGTTCAAGGCGGCGGCCACCAAGACCAAAGAGATGGTTTCTCTGATGAACAAGGCTCAGGATCTGAACATACACA ACGTCAACATGTACCTACCGAGCAAGCTGTTTCGTTCTTGTCAGCCGTCACTCAACCTGAATCTCCCAGACCCTTCTGAGCAGCAGGAAACGCAG AGCTCGGCGGTGTCGATCTCAGTGGAGAGCGGCATCCCCAGAGACGAAAGCGGAGCCGTCGACTACGATGCTCTGGTGCAGCTGCTGCGGGACACGAAAAACCTCCAGGACCAGGCAGACATCCTTTACATCCTTTTCAAAGACAA gGGTATGGAGTGGGACACCCAGCTGCAAGGCAAAGGCTTCACAGTCAGATCTCTGCTGAGCGAGCTTTATGAGAAGGCTGGTGACCTCAAACACTGGGGCCTCATCAGGATGATCTCTGGGATGCTGaagaagaaggtggaggagctcgACTCG GCGTGCTCTGACCTGCTGGCGCACCAGAAGCACCTGACCGTGGGACTTCCTCCTGAGCCGAGAGAGAAGACCATCACGGCCCCCATCCCTCCAGACCAGCTGGCCGCTCTCATCGACGAGGCCAGCGACAACAACATCAGCGTGGCCATCCTCACCCAG GAGATCATGGTGTACCTGGCGATGAGCATCAAGACTCAGCCGTCTCTGTTCAGCGAGATGTTCCGGCTGCGAATCGGCCTCATTATTCAGGTCATGGCCACCGAATTGGCTCAGTCACTCAGCTGCTCAG GAGAGGAAGCCACAGAGAGCCTGATGAGTCTCAGCCCGTCTGAGCTGAAGAATCTGCTGCACCACATCCTGAGTGGGAAAGAGTTCGGAGTGCAGCGCAGCG TAAGGGAGGCAGACGTCGGTGTCAGTTCTGCCATCTCCATCCATCACCTAGGCAACACCGGCGCCACCAAGAGTGAGAGAGCGGGCATCAGTAAACTGAAGAGCGACATGAAAATG CTCGACCAGCCTGTGACGCCCACCGAGAAG GGTGTCCGAGCTCAGTCAGTGGACGTAGAAAGCATCGAATCTGGg CGGTACAGACTACCCTCTGTAGAGTCCATTGACATTCCGGACAGCTTCCCCGTTTCCAAGGACACCAGACATGGCCAGTGGCTGCGCAGGAGGCGGCTGGACGGAGCGCTGAACAGGGTCCCCGTTGGCTTCTACCAGAAAGTGTGGAAGATCCTGCAGAAG TGCCATGGTCTGTCCATAGAGGGCTTTGTCCTTCCATCTTCAACCACCAGAGAG ATGACCCCTGGAGAGATTAAGTTCTCCGTCCACGTGGAGACGGTGCTGAACCGTGTCCCCCAGCCCGAGTACCGGCAGCTGCTGGTGGAGGCCATCCTGGTCCTCACCATGCTGGCCGACGTGGACATCCCCAGCATCGGCTCCATCGTTCACGTGGAGAGGATCGTCCACCAGGCCAACGACATGTTCTACAAAGATCAG AAGGACCTGGGAGCGGAAGACCACATCCTGGAGAAGGACCCGTCCACAGGGGTGTGCAAGCTGTTGTACGACAGCGCTCCCAGTGGCCGCTTTGGGAGCATGACCTACCTCACTAAGGCAGTGGCGGCGTATGTGCAGGACTTCCTGCCCAGCGGGGCGTGTGCGGTGCAATGA